A single genomic interval of Zingiber officinale cultivar Zhangliang chromosome 4A, Zo_v1.1, whole genome shotgun sequence harbors:
- the LOC121970321 gene encoding uncharacterized protein LOC121970321: MRMDSGLLKTSNLQSFLAHITPSVPTYPLKKDLSSICQPTEKENMEHFTLADLWNQYEEWSVYGVGVPIILPDDETTDQYYVPYLSAIQLYTRKSLAFSRIFPQDNQCECSSDDNESDTMSKSSDASSDGSVITHENLFPRKNTFGQMYAQYIEYGSPYRRPPLVDKVKELARRFPGLLSLKSEELSPASWFSVAWYPIYHIPACANVEDLSACFLTYHTISTLSEDSIESDDEKDLYSVIGRINKPVKKNGRNAIALSPFGLSTYKMQEDLWKDPKSFDNETLNALYNEAYYWLTQLGVEHHDFKFFATH, from the exons ATGAGGATGGATTCTGGTTTGCTGAAGACCTCCAATCTGCAGTCTTTCCTTGCTCATATCACGCCTTCAGTGCCTACTTACCCTCTTAAAAAg GATCTGAGTAGCATTTGCCAACCAACTGAGAAGGAGAACATGGAGCATTTCACACTAGCAGACCTCTGGAACCAGTATGAAGAGTGGAGTGTATATGGTGTTGGGGTTCCTATCATCCTTCCCGATGATGAAACGACAGATCAATACTATGTTCCATACCTATCTGCTATTCAATTATATACCAGAAAATCACTTGCTTTTTCGAG gattttCCCACAAGACAACCAGTGTGAATGTTCTAGTGATGACAACGAGAGTGACACAATGTCTAAGTCATCAGATGCTTCCTCAGATGGTTCAGTTATTACCCATGAAAACTTATTTCCAAGAAAAAACACCTTTGGGCAGATGTATGCCCAGTATATAGAGTATGGTTCTCCCTATAGAAGGCCACCCCTTGTGGACAAG GTAAAAGAGTTGGCTCGGCGATTTCCTGGTTTGTTGTCATTGAAGAGCGAAGAATTGTCACCTGCTAGCTGGTTTTCTGTTGCCTG GTACCCTATCTATCACATTCCAGCATGTGCAAATGTTGAGGATTTGTCTGCTTGCTTTCTTACTTATCATACCATATCAACATTGTCTGAAG ATAGCATTGAGTCTGATGATGAAAAAGATCTCTATTCTGTAATTGGGAGGATCAACAAGCCGGTGAAAAAGAACGGGAGAAATGCCATTGCTCTTTCGCCATTTGGTCTCTCTACCTACAAAATGCAGGAGGACTTGTGGAAGGACCCAAAATCTTTCGACAATGAAACCCTGAACGCACTTTACAATGAAGCATATTACTGGTTGACGCAACTCGGGGTCGAACACCATGACTTCAAATTCTTCGCTACTCACTGA